The Anas acuta chromosome 1, bAnaAcu1.1, whole genome shotgun sequence genome segment GTTTTCCTCTAGTTAACAGGTGTACAGCAGGTACTAACCCTACTTTAATAACCCACTTGGTAAGAGTGAATTGAGTTGAACTGCCTTGAACCATGGTGTTTGTCTGCAGCAAATACTCCCAGTGAAACTACTGGGAGAAGGCTGGGAAAGAATGGACAGACCCTACACTTCCCTACAAATGCTTAATACAACTTAAGGCTCTCAATGTAAGATGTCAggattaaaattaaagaaaatgtttgttttaaataaacttaCTAGTTGAAGCTGCATAGAGATCTGCCAACACACCCAAACCTTTTTCCTTGATAAATGTAAAGGAGACTCAAAACTGCAGCCAGCAAGAGTTTCGTTATCAGAAATGTGCATATAATGACTGAGGtcaaaatgcataaaaaataatgtaaagcCACACTAAatgctgctgttatttttgaGAACAGGTTAGCTGATTGTCTCGAGTCTCTCACTGCACTTAGGGGCTTTCCCCAGAGGGGATTTTCCTTTCCTACAAGGACTTGCACTGCCTTACTTTACTGGAAACCATGTGGAAAAGGGATTTCTTCTGCAGTAAAAGCATTTCAGCAGGCTCACTGGTGAGGAATGCCCAGGACTGAAATATGGGGAAACACATAGCTGGCAGGCAGGAGCAAAGGGAGAGTAACAAGGCaacctaaaaaagaaaaaaaaaaagggggggggggggggggggggggggggggaagctaATTACAAACATCTGTGTAAAGAGGaaggcaaggaaaagaaaacagggaaagaatGGCGAGGCTCCGGTGGCAGTGACCGTGGTGAGCTGTCATGCCCAAAGCCACgggctgtgtcctgcagcaTTTCTTGCTCACTGGAAGCTGTTTTTCAAGTCAAGGAGCGAGGCTTCTCCAACGTAAATGAAAAATTCCAGTCAGCAGAGGGTAACTGAAGCACTCTTAAAACAAAAGTGTCGTTGGAGAGGGACCAATAAATCATCTGTTGGCAAGAATTTCTCATGTGCAGCGGGGAACTCCTCTTTCCAGTCTGGTCTGGGTGTCGAACCCGCCCTGCGGTCCTAGCAAAGCGCTGCTGCACGTGTTTGTCTTTACCCGGTACGGACGTCAGAGGGGTGCCAGCCCTATAAATTGGGGCTGGGGGTTCGAGCTGTGTCAGGGCAGAGCCAGCTGCCAGCCAGAGCCCtctcctggggctgtgctgtggagaCCGTCAGCACTTGGATGAGTTTCATTGCTCTTCGGGAGCGGGATAACTTTGTGTTACGGTGACATGGGAGAGCTCAAGAAGCACAATAAGCAGCACTCCAAAAACGCTTTTTAATAGATGTACTTCTTTTTATAGTTCAACTACTTTCCCAAGCGGGGATTTAGCTGTGTGCAACCATTGGAAATGGCAGCTCTGTTACTGAATTAATTCTATGGGTAAAGCAGTAAATTATACCCATTGGAATGAATGCTAAATAGCAAACCTAAGGAAAAGCTTTGTGTAGGCAAGCAAAGGCAACTTAGGACCTGAATAAAGGCTAGTGCACTAGCACTCTTAGATAGATGAAGCCTTTTCTCCACCTTTTTGAGGCTTGGGGTCAGACATCCATGTCTACAAGAGCCACATTACCCAGCTGTGTTCAGCAGGGAGCCAACATGCATCCTTCAGGGCCCAGGACCCCAAGACATCTCCATGAGGCACCCACTTCTCTTCCAAGAGTATTTGCAGAATGTCCGTGACATCAGCAGGACTGTTTGCAAGTAGTGATCCCCTAACCTGGATGAACAAATGGATGAAATCTACGTGCAACCCCCCAGCCAACCCTCAGAGATTTCTGTGGACTTTGGGGAAAACGCACTGATTCCTGAAAGTTCAAGCACGTGATTTCTCTCTTGCATTACCCAGCTGCCAGCACTTCTGGAGCATTTCATTGCAATGCTTAAAGTCCTTGATCTTCCTGCATGACCTGAACCAAAAACTATCTCTGAGGGTTATATTTAACAAGTAATGCTGGAGTTCCACTGTCTACTGCCAACTTCATTTATAAGTACTCCCTGACCAAATTGAGAGcagacagaagaaacagaagattctttgccctggaaaaaaaaaaaataaattataaactaATAAAGTTCCCCAAACGTTGGAAAATACATAGTGGGACTGGAAGCTGGAAAGCAGGAGGTGTCCAGTCTACTGGGTCCTTGCAAATTTTGCTTTGTGACTGAATTCTTCACCTTCCTCTAaccccttccaacctcagacTACTCCTTTGATTGTGGAGATCAACAGAAGCGGATCCATCAATGTCCACGGGCCTTGGATCACGTGCTGTGAGAAGTGAGATCCCACAGAGGCAGGGAATGAGGAGTGTGATAAGATGCTCTGAAGGCTTTAAGATGTCCTACCCCTGACTTGACCAGAAAAGTTTCCCCTCAACCCAAAGGAGGCCTCGAGCAGCCAtcctgctgtccccacagctGCAGTGGCTGTAAACACCAAATGGCTGAGGGAGAGGGAGGCTCAGGgcttcctccagccctgccaccaacctgcagcccctgggacATTCTTCTGGGGTGTTGTAATGCGGTTTGATCTCTGAGTGCATTCAAGTACAGAGGAATTTTTTCATGGGTCTAAGAGGTTATTATCACCTCAGTTAATTATCTGTAAGGATTCAGACTCCAGCGAATGTTAATTATTCTTCCATCAATCTCATGCTCACAAAAGCTTAGTAGGGCTATTTTTAGCTGTACAAATATCTCCTTCCTGAATGGAAAAGCTGTTCTTTCTCGTGCACATCTTTAAATGTTAAGCACACTAGACAGAActgagtttctttcttttctcataaaaaaCATCCCAAGAATGCACAATACTTAACAAAATTGCTAAGAACAATGCCACCTTCAGAGCTGAACATATGATGTTAGAAATCTGGTATGGGGATGAGACAAAGAGGATCGCAGAAGGGTGCTTGAAGCCCATGTTTAATCCTACAAAATATGCCACTGGGAGAGCTGTTTGGTGCCAAGAGCACTCCAGCAGGCAGGTACCTACATAAGCCTTGTCACCCAGTGCCTGTGAGAAGAGGGCGATGGGGCTGTAGGTGCCGAGGTGGAGGTGCAGGACACTACCTGCAGATGGCATTGGTCCATGTCCCTTTTGTTCCTAGCCCTGAGGGTTGTGACGGGATCTCTGAGCACCTCAGCTGAAGGTACCAGTGCTCTGCCCACAGCTCCAGGCAGCTGGAAACAACAGCACGGAGAAGGCCAACCCTCAGTGATGTGCTTAATGATGAGCTTTGGGCTGTCTGTACTGTTAATGTTTGCAATCTTTTGTATAAAAATAGCTAGTAAATACACCCTGAGGCCCAATCTGCTTCCCCGAGACCATAAACCATTTTGTTTAAGCCATAAACCACCTGAGTCTGTGTTCTCCACTTTGATAATGTTCTTATGCTGACGTGCCCAGACCTGGAGAAGCAGACTTCAAAAAGGAAAGGCTCGCTCAGTACAGGAAGATCTGCTGGCTATTAGGGATTTCTCTAAGCTGCTCTGATACACTcgaaggagaggagaggatttTTGTAGCTTTAGGTACTGGAAATCATTGCTGGGTAtattacacattttctgtgtggcTTTGGGCAAAGTGCTTTGGCCTTAATTTTGTACCAGTAAAGGAAATGGGAGTGCAGCTATTGACTTCAGCGGGATCTGGATCAGGACCCTTGTCCCGTTTCCCATCAGTACATAGGAATTATAAAGGAGCGGGTTGGAAATTTTTGCAGACCTCAATCTTCTCCATTTCCAGACCTTGAGAAGCGTGCAGAGGTCATCCAGGCGAGGCTCCACGGGCCATGCAGCCCTGATGCAgcctgctgctcttcctgcaTCTCTGGCTCCAGGCAGACCACCTTCAGACCGGGTCCTGCTCCCTTTTGCAGAGTGTTACCTAAACCCAGTTGCTTAGATAATGTCTCCTCTAGTGCTCTCTGTAAATGTGTGGCTCTGCAGAAGCTGACATTTGAAGTGCTTAACTGGTTTGTACCTTCAAATTATTACTGTAAAGCATGTAATGTTTAAACATCATATTCTGCATCCCCTAGCACATACATATTCATGGGAAGTTCTGtcaaaagtgagaaaggaaaggaaaaaaaaatcgcaCACAAAATTATCAGAACTTTATTTGAAAGCCAGAGTACTAAAAAAGTTTGAAAGAGTTTCAAGGTAACCCTGATTCTTTCTGTGCTTGTTATGTTTTCCATCCTTACTCATAATTGTAGGACTCCATCCCAACCCCAACCTAAGCCGTATTGACAGGAAAGGATTATCCACAGGAATCTGACATATTTACATCTGGAGTGTGCCAAGGGAAAATCTTTCGGAGTGGAACAAAGCCGGCCTTATTTGAACTAGCTTCTTCCTCTACAACTGCGGATGGACACCAGGGTGGGGTGCAGGGCTTATCTGGGTAATAAATACTTTGagtaaattaatttcttcttaacAGGATATGCAGTAAAAAGAAATTGCTTCTCTGGCTTTTATTCCTCTCACAGTGAAATTGGAATCACTTGAGAAAAGATTTTCACTGCAATGCTAAGCTGAGCATCGAGACAGCATCACCCTGGAAAAGATCTTTAGGTGCACTATTTGCAGATCCATATCAGCGAAAGGAACACCTGCTCTGTATGCtctaataaatataataaatataataaaaataataataataataataataaaataataataaaaaaacagagtTTGGGGATCTCTTTGTCTTAGGTCTAGCAGGATAAAACTGTGATGCTGCACCTCCAAATACCTCTGAGTTTTAGCACTTGCATTATAAATGCAGGAATCCTCAAATTCTGTTCTTATAATCCGATTCCTGAGTTCCCTTTCTCTGTGCAGGAGCGAGCTTTAACTGTTGAGAAGATAGATTATCTCGGGAGCTTGCAAAATGTTTCATACCAAGAAATTCTGGAGAGGTTTTGTTATGCGAGCAAACggaaaatacacattttgcTTTTGGTGTGCATGGCAGAAATGCTCTTTGAGCATCTTTGGTCACTGTGGAGGAAAGGGATTGTTTGCAAAATGAATTGATTGGCATGCTCTTAGACCATCTCACACCAAGATTTGGAACTAAACATGATAAAGTCCTGTGCGTAAATATTCTGACTCTGTATCTCTGATACCTGTGAATACCTGCTCATGGCAGGCAGAGGTTGATGATGGCTAAAATGCATGCAGGAGGGGCAGGTAGCAGCAATATAAGGGTGCTTCGAGGACTAACAGGGATTAGCAAGCATCTCACAGTGCTAAATATCATATACGgggaatattaaaaacaaaacggggcagtgctggcagcactgcGAGGGGCTGCATCCCTGCACAGGCTCCTAGTGCAGCAGCTCTCAGACCTTTGGGTAGTTTGTATTTGGCAGGCGAGTTCTTTGAATCCAGTGGGGTCAAAAatatgggctgcaggggaagagaAGCACGCTGTGAGACTGCCCCATGCTGTTCCTGTGTGAAAACCCTGAAAGTCATGGCCCAGAAGGGGGCACCAGCAGCGCTTTGGTCTGAACGTCCAGAAGAAGCAAGCGGGCTTTTCAAGGAGCAAATGGGTTTCCTTTCCTCAGAACAGTTTTTTAAGTATTTGAGCGTTGTTTATTATCTGtttcctccctctttttccttcaatCCTTCCTCCACTGTTTTCAAGCCTAAATGAACCCAAATGTTCAATCTTCCCTCACAAAACATTTGACCTCTGCTCATCatcattttcctcttccagaGCCTCCCCAGTTAAGCTGCACTATTCCCGAGTGCCCCAAACTGGACAAAGGATGTCCTTAACAGTGCTGAGCAGATTGGAGGGCACACACTGCACGTTTTTAGGCTATTCTGGTGTTTGTACATCCCAGTAAGCCTTTCTTCCTGTAGTCATTTAACTTTTCTGCAAACTTGGTTTATACTCCCAGCTGAGTTATGTCAAATAAAATGGTGAAAAGATTAAAGCACTAAGCCACGTTTCAACAAAACCTCTAACATACACATCTACACCACCAGCAATCCCTTTTGCTGTTACAGGTTATTTCACTTGAGCCAGCAGCCTAATCCCTGCTGGGAGAAGTCACTGCAACGGCACCAGATTTACCTCTGCCAGGTTTGCTAGGGCAACGATTTGGGCAAGTCCTGGCCGGGTAATCAAGTCCTCAGTGCCCACGTGTAGTGGCTTCTCCACTGATAAGAAGCCAAGagctgaaaatgaagacaaacatTAGTGAACTGACTCGATCAATACCTCATCAAGCAACTGGACAATTTCAGCTGGAATTTGTGATTGAAGCAGTGTTTTATTCATGAACCACTGATGATGCAAAATGACACTGGCAACAGACTATGAATGGCCTGCGATCTTCTGCACTGCTTTTATTGGAGTGTAAAAACAGCGGTGAAGGGCAGCACTAGGACTCAGTGTGCTCTGCGAGCATTTATTAGTGCACTGGAAGTGTTTGTGATGCATGAGGTTGTCAAGCCAAATATAAAAGCTGGACCTCAGGCTTGCCAAGGGATCCTTGCAGCTGTGCCTGTCTCCAGTCACGTTGTTATTTATGGACAACGAtttggagaaataaataatttcagtagCCTGCCATTGTATTTAGGTTACTAGAAGTGTAAatagtcatttttcatttaacctGTGAGATGCAGTTTGGCCTTGCTGTGCTCTTGGCGTTGCAGCATCTTTATGCTCCTTCACCTTGTGGCTATTGCGCTTCAAAGCCACTGAGTGCTCGTGGCCAGCTTCTGCCAGCAGGTTGTGTTGATTCTCTTTTATACGGAAGGGCTTGTAGGCTCACCTCTTTTGTTGAACATATAGGTAGCTTAATAACGTGATTGATTATGAATTCTCTATGAGTTAGGTCTCAGGAACTACCAGGACCTGATGATGCCCAGAGCCCCTCGCCAACACTAAGCAGTACAGGGCTCCCACCATTCCAAAATGAGAGATTTGGCTCTCGCTGTCCCAAAGCTACTTATGTGGCAGACTTGGGTTCATCTCTGTGGGCAATCAAAATGAAGTCAGCCTTCCCCAAACTTTTAAAAGGTAGGTGTCCTTCATGAAGGTGTCACCAGCTTATGGCCCTTGCggcttgatttttaaaactatcCAGAAGGTGCAGACACTTTGAAAAGCTGATGTAGGTCCTTTCTGTACATTCTTTCTGTTCTACATGCCCTAGGCATTAAAGTCTTATCAATGGCATTCCTGGCAGTATTTGACATCACATTCATCGTATAAATCGTGTATTTCTCACCTCACAACAACCATCTCTGGCTTCTGAGCATTATGTTCAACACCACTGCATTGATTGGGCTCAAATCCCATCTTAATGACTTCCTCTGCAAGCACAGCAGATAAACTACCTCCGTGTTCCCCAATGAAAGCTGAGAAGTAAAGGGCTTTGCCTCACCTCAGTGTAAAGCTCTGGTGCTTCCCATGGCCCCTTCTTGCCCTGGAAGCCTCCTGGGAAACTACATTAACTAAGCAGCAATCAAAAGAAGAGGTGCAAACAATATTCCAAATGTTtattatgtattaaaaataccGCAATAAGCCATACAGTTCATTTCACAGTAACCTAAACAACATTGTTCAAGAACTTGAGAAGTCAACAGAGGACAGTGCAGTTCAAACGGTGACAACAATTATCTTAATGCCATGGTCCCTCCTTCTTTGCCAGCAATTCTTTCCTATTTACCGTGGGAACAACGGGAAGTAGAGCTCACTATCTTATTTACCTAAGACAACTCCTTTTTACCTGTGCTGTTCCCACAAACACATCACTTTTGGGAAGTGCTATTTCTAGGAATGATTTTCCTAACGTAGTCAAAGTGCAGGCAGAGGTGGGCACGATGCACACAAGACAGCGGTGGCCCCTATATCCAACCTGTATCCACGTGCAGACACCTGTATCAACTCTTTGGATAAAGTTGAAAAGTAAACTTGAAAAGGAGGGATATTAGAAATCCTTTCCAAAAAGACAGAAGACCAAGGAAGTTGTGGAAGTGGTTTTAAAATGAACTCCAGCACCTAGAGTATTGCGACACCTTTTCCTCGCTCTCAGCCAGTTACTGGAAGGCTCCTTCAGCACCAGCGCCCCGGGCAGACAGACATCTGGGGACACACCAGCCATAAGGAACTGACCTGAAGTCCTGAGTGTGCAGCAATAGTTCAGGTCACTGACAGCTGTGTGAAAAGTACACGTTTAGAAGCAATTCTGCTGATTTCATGCTGATTTCCCCCCCTTCTGTGTTGTGAAgtgtatcattattattattagcatgCTTGATATACAGGGACATGAGAACTGTGATTTTTGTCCTCCCTCATTCAGATTTGTGatcatttttacagaaaatccTGCATCACGGAGAATTAGGACTTTACAAGAAATAGCCTCATCATGTAAACAGCCCAAAATATGACAGAAATATTACTGTACTCTGATGAAATGTTCCCCCTCTTTCAGATgtctctgctcagcactgatCTTCCTCACTGGCAGCTACAGATGCTGGTAAAGAAGCCTGCGATCCTACAATAAATCTCTCCCACCATGTGGTGGAGCATCGCTCTCAGGTCTCATCCCCAAGCAACACCACTTACCTCAAACCTTCCCTTACTGGGGGTCCAGCTAACGCCTGTTAGCTCCACAGTACAGACTACGGACACACAGAAATGTCCTACAGCTCAGCTGGTACCTGGTACTGACTCCACGGCTGAGCCCCGAACTGCAGAAACAGGCGAGCTGCTTCCAACCTGGTCCACACTTTACCAGTGTAGCAGTTTCAGACAGGGTGATaggtttgttcatttgtttcttgAACCAAATATCTCACTAAAATCGTCAGTGCACGTGGCACTTCTTCATACCAGAACAGTTGTGGCCCTTTGGTGTGGGTTATATAGTGTCCTAGTGTGAAACACCTTAATACCGTTAAATATGCGCCCATGCTAACGAGGCTGTCATGCCTTAGTCACACCACTGCGGTTTCAGCGGTACAACTGTACAGAGAAGAGCCCTTAGAAACTCAACCCCCAACTAAACTcatgttttcttaaaacaaaataggaaaaaataaaataaaaaactacaccaaaagagaaataaaggaaataagcaGAACTGTCTCTATTATTAAAGTATTCTTATTCTCTTTGGAGGTAtcaaactgcatttaaaaagagtaaaaaactGGGCATACAAAAGCTATTTTCTATAATCCAATATTTGCACAAGGAGCACAGCTGCCTAAACTTTTTCGtgtattttttctactttcacAAACAATCTTTCCAGATCATTCCTCAGGTCGTCTATTGAGCTCTTCACAGACTCCAAGTCGTTctcattattttcaattttcacCGAGTAGGAGACTAAACTATCCACTGCAGTTCTGATCATTTTCAAATCTGAATCGACCTGGCTGACAGAAGATCTCAGTTCATCTACAGAGCCTTCCACGGAATTAAATTTTTCAAGATAGCCTTGAGAATGTGCTTGATCTGTCTGAAGATTGCCTTGGTCCAACAAAGTACTAATTTGCTTCTGGACATCCTGAAAAGCACCAGAGGATGGCAGGTCACTGATACTTCTTCTCAAGCTCTCCACGTCATTGTACAGTGAGGTCTGTGATTCACCAAGATTTTTGAGAACATCTGAGACTGAAGTTACGTCCATACCCGAGATTCCCTGAAGATCACTCATGCTTTGTTCTAGAGTATTGAGCTTATTCTCGTACTCTGCCTCCTTAGAGAGGAAAGATTGCAACTTTTCACCATGCTGAGCAGCAACAGAAGTTAGAGACTCCAAGCTCTCTTCTATGTGTCTCAGCCGAGACTCCAGTCCTTCACTGTTCTTTTCAAAAGTTTCTAAtgcttttctgaagagttcattttcttcccatttgcTGAGCTCGGCTTTAACCTGCAGTAAATCTTCATCAAGTCTTTTAATGTCACCGGGGAGATGCATAATAGAATCCTCTGCCCTCAGAACTTTCTCTTGTAAAGCTTTTAATGAGAGGTGTTCAGTGTCTGCAGCCTCTTTGAATTTCTCATGTTCCTGTTTGAGGTTGACTAACTCTTTCACTTCGGTATACACATCAGACTCCATGGAGTCTATTGTGCTCTTCAAGGTCTCTAtgtccttttctttgcttttcatggATGCTTGCATCTCATCAAAAGCATCTTTTAGCACCTTTATCTCATGCTTATACACATTTGCTTCTTCTAGTGAATCAACCTTTGCTTTCATATTGTTGATTTCATCTTGGCTCCTTTGCTGGACTTCGGTGAACACAGCGATGTTATCATTTATAGACCTGGTTAGCTCTGTTAGTCTCTCTTCCACCGTGTTTTCCAGCGATGTGAAGTCTCGTTCCCTCGCATCCTTCACCATGTGGATGCCATCAGACAAGtctttcaaaatttcattttgcagcttctgAAGCACTTCACTGATCCGGTTTATTTCACTCTCCCCTTGCTTGACAGCCTTCTCA includes the following:
- the CKAP4 gene encoding cytoskeleton-associated protein 4, with product MSSAKHRGPKGGSPPAATANERGSQPGGAEEAAAAKKPGAAAAAATHGRGGRASAGGGGGGNRSGSGSSGPRRGWALLLGAAVVLGAALPAGWYVRQLRDEVGRSAREREASGRQRQELATTLENVVQKVQSLQATFGDFESMMKIAQQKQEVTEKAVKQGESEINRISEVLQKLQNEILKDLSDGIHMVKDARERDFTSLENTVEERLTELTRSINDNIAVFTEVQQRSQDEINNMKAKVDSLEEANVYKHEIKVLKDAFDEMQASMKSKEKDIETLKSTIDSMESDVYTEVKELVNLKQEHEKFKEAADTEHLSLKALQEKVLRAEDSIMHLPGDIKRLDEDLLQVKAELSKWEENELFRKALETFEKNSEGLESRLRHIEESLESLTSVAAQHGEKLQSFLSKEAEYENKLNTLEQSMSDLQGISGMDVTSVSDVLKNLGESQTSLYNDVESLRRSISDLPSSGAFQDVQKQISTLLDQGNLQTDQAHSQGYLEKFNSVEGSVDELRSSVSQVDSDLKMIRTAVDSLVSYSVKIENNENDLESVKSSIDDLRNDLERLFVKVEKIHEKV